One window from the genome of Pelodictyon luteolum DSM 273 encodes:
- a CDS encoding serine O-acetyltransferase: MKTSRQVISATEPDLSREQAIPGKYEPGKYLLASIRRYQSLRTKGPTGKLLSKITVLQHRFWSAVCGADIPINANLGGGLLIPHPNGIVIHPAAIIGPNCLIMHQVTIGTTGKGTPIIEGHVDIGAGAKILGEVHIGAHALIGANAVVLKNVPANTTAVGVPARIKGNP; encoded by the coding sequence ATGAAGACAAGCCGGCAGGTGATTTCAGCAACAGAGCCAGACTTGAGCAGAGAACAGGCCATCCCGGGCAAATACGAACCGGGCAAATACCTTCTGGCATCAATACGGCGCTATCAGTCTTTAAGAACAAAAGGCCCTACAGGTAAGTTGCTTTCAAAAATCACCGTACTACAACACCGATTCTGGAGCGCGGTTTGTGGAGCGGACATCCCAATCAATGCCAACCTCGGAGGAGGTCTCCTGATCCCTCACCCAAACGGCATCGTGATCCATCCTGCGGCAATAATCGGTCCCAACTGCCTGATCATGCATCAAGTCACTATCGGCACTACGGGAAAAGGGACTCCAATCATTGAAGGCCATGTTGATATAGGTGCTGGCGCCAAGATCTTGGGAGAAGTACACATTGGGGCCCATGCACTAATAGGAGCCAATGCGGTGGTACTCAAAAATGTACCGGCAAACACGACCGCAGTCGGCGTACCGGCAAGAATCAAGGGTAATCCGTGA
- a CDS encoding GumC family protein codes for MLKEQSTKDPLPLGKPRKAFDLAGFIKRYGLFILLLGGFLFAMLTPLIFIIKKPYYEVHALMQVDPTVPTLFSNTEESSIVSYYPRYISTSAQAMTTIDILIKALDSMKPADREALFPKGVPTETCAAILHNMVSVTPGNRDHILTLQISGSKPEGLAEFLNTLMQTYMEETRKASNNSNSDRLKFLYAQKNVITQEMSAIERDLDSLTRDIGTSSFSETFNIAAKNSDNLLRSYNSVLNERLAYETNYRALQQSNNALKKIALDPLVNEIVLNNNALTNTESWTYQQLQQLRSTTDGLTEINPERIYVEGQMKSMKSYAQELREEVRNKAKNITLGKRDIDMQKSVIIAKNNYEAAQAREDTLRVAINENSKEAKRISIGIHRGEYLSANWQNKFDLLNNIEKRITEIEIEKKSPLRLSVLSIARTPKQPLKSNINKITILLLVGSFGLVGGAFATYEFFDDTIRSSKDITHALGHPPVQTIVNLRAPNAEDQEQLSLAPDDFRAHQIGSLAVKFFRERTSSNARALIFTGTDKGVGSSAITFSCAKALSQLVPKVLIIDGDIEAAPIDEDDEFQISLPGLCDYLADSMTLEECIVSTPGDNIDMMYAGNITGRSVPRQKIPELFAELKEKYDFICVDSTPLLKSHLAEQFAMHADIVTLISLGDSSKFRDLRKAAALLVLLGVPSIAPILNFGGIRKTLTIAEMFDNPPALISKVVPEKMIDGIRRSPVGIRMIDKLLQFTQKLQQTKD; via the coding sequence ATGCTGAAAGAACAGTCAACAAAAGATCCGCTACCATTGGGGAAACCCAGAAAGGCTTTCGACTTAGCGGGCTTTATAAAAAGGTACGGCTTATTCATCCTCCTGCTTGGCGGTTTCCTTTTCGCCATGCTGACACCGCTTATCTTCATCATAAAAAAACCATACTACGAAGTTCATGCCCTCATGCAGGTTGACCCGACGGTACCTACCCTTTTCAGCAATACTGAAGAGTCCTCCATCGTGAGTTACTACCCGCGCTATATCAGCACTTCGGCTCAGGCAATGACAACCATCGACATCCTGATAAAAGCGCTTGATTCAATGAAACCGGCTGACAGAGAGGCGCTCTTCCCCAAAGGGGTACCCACGGAAACTTGCGCAGCAATTCTTCACAACATGGTGTCGGTTACTCCGGGCAACAGGGATCACATACTCACCCTTCAGATTTCCGGGAGCAAACCTGAGGGGCTTGCAGAGTTCCTCAATACTCTCATGCAGACCTATATGGAGGAAACCCGCAAAGCGAGCAACAACTCTAACAGCGACAGGCTCAAATTCCTCTATGCCCAGAAAAATGTCATCACGCAGGAGATGTCGGCCATTGAGCGGGATCTTGACAGCCTGACCCGGGATATCGGCACATCATCTTTTTCTGAAACCTTTAATATCGCAGCAAAAAACAGCGACAACCTCTTACGGTCCTACAACTCTGTCCTGAATGAACGACTTGCATATGAAACAAATTACAGGGCCCTGCAGCAATCAAATAATGCGTTAAAAAAAATCGCTCTTGACCCCTTAGTCAATGAAATTGTCTTGAATAACAATGCCTTGACTAATACAGAATCATGGACCTACCAGCAGCTCCAACAGCTGAGAAGCACCACCGACGGGCTGACAGAAATAAACCCGGAGCGTATTTATGTAGAAGGACAAATGAAATCAATGAAATCCTATGCACAGGAGCTCCGTGAAGAAGTACGCAACAAGGCAAAAAACATCACCCTTGGCAAAAGAGATATAGACATGCAAAAGTCGGTAATCATCGCCAAAAACAATTATGAAGCCGCACAAGCAAGAGAAGACACCCTGCGGGTTGCAATCAATGAAAACAGCAAGGAAGCAAAACGCATCTCGATAGGCATCCACAGAGGCGAGTATCTTTCAGCCAACTGGCAAAACAAGTTCGACCTCCTCAACAACATTGAAAAACGCATTACAGAAATTGAAATCGAGAAAAAATCCCCCCTGCGCCTTTCCGTTCTCTCTATTGCCCGCACACCGAAACAGCCGCTGAAATCAAACATCAACAAGATAACGATCCTGCTTCTCGTCGGCAGTTTCGGCCTCGTGGGCGGGGCGTTTGCAACATATGAATTTTTTGACGACACCATTAGAAGCAGCAAGGATATCACGCATGCACTTGGGCACCCTCCCGTGCAAACCATCGTCAACCTCAGGGCGCCGAATGCAGAGGATCAGGAACAGCTTAGCCTTGCTCCCGATGATTTTCGGGCACATCAGATCGGGAGCCTTGCCGTCAAATTCTTTAGGGAAAGAACATCGAGCAATGCTAGGGCGCTCATTTTCACAGGTACGGATAAGGGGGTAGGATCATCAGCCATCACATTCAGCTGTGCCAAAGCCCTCTCGCAGCTTGTCCCGAAAGTACTCATTATCGATGGAGACATCGAAGCCGCGCCAATCGACGAGGACGATGAATTCCAGATCAGCCTGCCGGGGCTCTGCGATTACCTGGCCGACTCAATGACGCTGGAAGAATGCATAGTCAGCACTCCCGGTGACAATATTGATATGATGTATGCTGGCAATATCACCGGTAGAAGTGTCCCGCGCCAGAAAATTCCTGAACTCTTTGCTGAACTGAAAGAGAAATACGATTTCATCTGCGTGGACAGCACCCCCCTTCTCAAAAGCCACCTGGCTGAGCAGTTCGCCATGCATGCCGATATCGTAACACTGATCTCACTCGGCGATAGCTCTAAATTCAGGGATCTGAGAAAAGCTGCAGCTTTGCTGGTTCTGCTTGGAGTACCGAGCATCGCGCCCATCCTGAATTTCGGGGGGATCCGCAAAACTCTGACTATTGCCGAAATGTTCGACAACCCCCCCGCCCTCATAAGCAAAGTGGTTCCAGAAAAGATGATTGACGGCATACGGCGTTCGCCGGTCGGGATCCGCATGATTGACAAGCTACTGCAGTTCACACAGAAACTCCAGCAAACAAAAGATTAG